A single Symbiobacterium thermophilum IAM 14863 DNA region contains:
- a CDS encoding ABC transporter permease: MAARPTGLFDVLLRQAAFVGAYMKANLASALEYRASLVSQVLGMFINNALWVFFWTLYFTRFPVLRGWTLEDVVVLWAAASTSYGLAVGLMGNVRRLPQLIVQGQLDYFLALPKDVLLHVLVSQIRMIHLGDLLFGPVVLLAVVRPTWGQVAVFAAATVLAALVLLGFLILLGSLTFFLGSAEAVTDQVHNALLHFATYPATIFDGGVRVLLYTVLPAAFISTVPVELVRSFSWTGMLWLACAAAAFMGLGIWTFRRGLRRYESGNLMMMRS, translated from the coding sequence ATGGCGGCTAGGCCCACGGGGCTCTTCGACGTCCTCCTCAGGCAGGCGGCGTTCGTCGGCGCTTATATGAAGGCCAACCTGGCGTCGGCGCTGGAGTACCGCGCCTCCCTTGTCTCGCAGGTGCTCGGCATGTTCATCAACAACGCCCTCTGGGTCTTCTTCTGGACGCTCTACTTCACCCGCTTCCCGGTGCTCCGGGGCTGGACCCTGGAGGATGTGGTGGTGCTCTGGGCCGCGGCGTCCACCAGCTACGGCCTGGCGGTGGGGCTGATGGGCAACGTGCGGCGGCTGCCGCAGCTGATCGTGCAGGGGCAGCTGGACTACTTCCTGGCTCTGCCCAAGGACGTGCTGCTGCACGTGCTGGTGAGCCAGATCCGGATGATCCACCTGGGCGACCTGCTCTTCGGGCCGGTGGTGCTGCTGGCGGTGGTGCGTCCCACCTGGGGGCAGGTTGCGGTTTTCGCCGCCGCAACGGTGCTGGCGGCGCTGGTGCTCCTGGGCTTCCTCATCCTGTTGGGTTCGCTGACCTTCTTCCTGGGCAGCGCCGAAGCCGTGACTGACCAGGTGCACAACGCCCTGCTCCACTTCGCCACCTACCCGGCGACCATCTTCGACGGCGGCGTCCGGGTGCTGCTGTACACCGTGCTGCCCGCGGCGTTCATCTCCACCGTGCCGGTGGAACTGGTGCGGTCCTTCTCCTGGACGGGGATGCTGTGGCTGGCCTGCGCGGCTGCCGCATTCATGGGGCTCGGGATCTGGACGTTCCGCCGGGGCCTGCGCCGCTACGAGTCCGGCAACCTGATGATGATGCGCTCCTGA
- the mraZ gene encoding division/cell wall cluster transcriptional repressor MraZ, with product MFMGEFQHAIDAKGRLIIPAKLREGLGERFIATKGLDRCLFVFPLAEFEAVSQKLRGLGMSSSAARAFNRLFFSGATECELDPQGRILLPANLREYAGIQKDCVIVGVENRVEIWAAERWAEYSEEAGELYTEIAEKLGF from the coding sequence ATGTTCATGGGCGAGTTCCAGCACGCGATCGACGCAAAGGGGCGGCTCATCATCCCGGCCAAGCTGCGCGAGGGGCTGGGTGAGCGCTTTATTGCCACCAAGGGGCTGGACCGTTGCCTGTTCGTCTTTCCGCTGGCCGAGTTCGAGGCCGTCAGCCAGAAGCTGCGGGGCCTCGGGATGAGCTCCAGCGCCGCCCGCGCCTTCAACCGCCTGTTCTTCTCCGGCGCCACCGAGTGCGAGCTGGATCCGCAGGGCCGCATCCTGCTGCCCGCCAACCTGCGGGAGTACGCCGGCATCCAGAAGGACTGCGTCATCGTCGGCGTGGAGAACCGGGTCGAGATTTGGGCGGCGGAGCGCTGGGCAGAGTACAGTGAGGAGGCCGGCGAGCTCTACACCGAGATCGCGGAGAAGCTGGGCTTTTGA
- the rsmH gene encoding 16S rRNA (cytosine(1402)-N(4))-methyltransferase RsmH, with amino-acid sequence MAFHHIPVLLQETMEALAVRPGGTYIDCTVGGGGHAAEILRRSSPDGRLIGLDQDENALRAAGDRLAPFGDRVTLVRTNFEHVADVADRLGLGAADGVLMDIGVSSHQFDEGERGFSYHHDAPLDMRMDRTRPLTAAVLVNEWEEEEIARVIREYGEERWASRIAQFIVRARRQRPIETTGQLVEIIKAAIPASARREGGHPARRTFQAIRIAVNDELGALERGLEGALRVLRPGGRLAVITFHSLEDRIVKQTFARWAKPCTCPPDLPVCVCGKAPLAEPVTRKPVRASGAEVKANPRSRSATLRAVVKLQAGEEAK; translated from the coding sequence GTGGCCTTTCACCACATCCCCGTGCTCCTGCAGGAGACCATGGAAGCGCTGGCCGTGCGGCCGGGCGGCACCTACATCGACTGCACGGTCGGAGGCGGCGGCCACGCGGCGGAGATCCTCCGCCGGTCGTCTCCCGACGGCCGCCTGATCGGGCTCGACCAGGACGAGAACGCCCTCCGGGCAGCCGGCGACCGGCTGGCGCCCTTCGGCGACCGGGTGACGCTCGTCCGGACCAACTTCGAACACGTCGCCGACGTGGCGGACCGGCTCGGCCTCGGCGCCGCGGACGGCGTGCTCATGGACATCGGCGTCTCCTCCCACCAGTTCGATGAGGGGGAGCGGGGCTTCAGCTACCACCACGACGCCCCCCTGGACATGCGCATGGACCGCACCCGCCCCCTGACCGCGGCGGTGCTGGTCAACGAGTGGGAGGAGGAGGAGATCGCCCGGGTGATCCGGGAGTACGGCGAGGAGCGCTGGGCGAGCCGCATCGCGCAGTTCATCGTACGGGCCCGCCGCCAGCGCCCCATCGAGACCACCGGCCAGCTGGTGGAGATCATCAAGGCGGCCATCCCCGCGTCCGCCCGGCGGGAAGGGGGGCACCCCGCCCGCCGCACCTTCCAGGCGATCCGCATCGCCGTCAACGACGAGCTGGGAGCGCTGGAGCGGGGGCTGGAAGGCGCCCTGCGGGTGCTCCGGCCCGGCGGCCGGCTGGCGGTGATCACCTTCCACTCGCTGGAGGACCGCATCGTCAAGCAGACCTTCGCCCGGTGGGCGAAGCCCTGCACCTGCCCGCCGGACCTGCCGGTCTGCGTCTGCGGCAAGGCGCCCCTGGCCGAGCCCGTCACCCGCAAGCCGGTGCGGGCGTCGGGGGCGGAAGTGAAGGCCAATCCCCGGTCGCGGAGTGCGACGCTCCGGGCCGTTGTCAAGCTTCAGGCAGGCGAGGAGGCGAAGTGA
- the carA gene encoding glutamine-hydrolyzing carbamoyl-phosphate synthase small subunit, with protein sequence MKGYLVLEDGTLFAGAGFGAPAVQAGEVVFNTGMTGYQEVVTDPSYYGQIVVMTYPLIGNYGVTAADGESRQPWIRGLVVKELCDRPSHWQAVGSLSDYLAGCGVPILAGLDTRALTRHLRSHGTMRGVIATLPEGAEPGPAQVAAWVETARAFRLEGAVRSVATAAPYRIPGPGPRVVAVDFGAKENILRELTARGCDVTVVPATASAEEVLSLRPEGVVLTNGPGAPTDVPEAVEMVRGLLSQGDLPIFGICLGHQIAALALGATTYKLPYGHRGANHPVKELATGRIHITSQNHGYAVAAESLPPEVEVTHVSLHDGTVEGLAHRRLPLFTVQYHPEACPGPRENRYLFDRFLALVDRSAVSTRTA encoded by the coding sequence ATGAAAGGCTATCTGGTGTTGGAGGACGGGACGCTCTTCGCGGGCGCGGGCTTCGGCGCGCCGGCCGTGCAGGCCGGCGAGGTGGTGTTCAACACGGGCATGACCGGCTACCAGGAGGTCGTGACCGACCCGTCTTATTACGGCCAGATCGTCGTGATGACCTACCCCCTGATCGGCAACTACGGCGTCACCGCCGCGGACGGCGAGTCCCGGCAGCCGTGGATCAGGGGTCTTGTTGTGAAAGAGCTCTGCGACCGGCCGAGCCACTGGCAGGCCGTCGGGAGCCTTTCTGACTATCTGGCGGGCTGCGGGGTGCCGATCCTGGCCGGTCTCGACACCCGGGCGCTCACGCGCCACCTGCGCAGCCACGGGACCATGCGCGGGGTCATCGCCACGCTCCCCGAAGGCGCGGAGCCCGGTCCGGCCCAGGTGGCGGCCTGGGTGGAGACGGCCCGGGCGTTCCGGCTGGAGGGCGCGGTGCGCTCCGTCGCGACCGCGGCGCCCTACCGCATCCCCGGGCCAGGCCCGCGGGTGGTCGCCGTGGACTTCGGCGCCAAGGAGAACATCCTGCGGGAACTGACGGCGCGCGGCTGCGACGTGACGGTGGTGCCCGCCACGGCGTCCGCGGAGGAGGTCCTGTCCCTGCGGCCGGAGGGCGTGGTGCTCACCAACGGTCCGGGCGCTCCCACCGACGTGCCCGAGGCGGTGGAGATGGTGCGCGGCCTGCTGTCGCAAGGCGACCTGCCGATCTTCGGCATCTGCCTCGGCCACCAGATCGCCGCCCTGGCCCTGGGGGCCACCACCTACAAGCTCCCCTACGGCCACCGAGGGGCCAACCACCCTGTGAAGGAGCTGGCCACGGGCCGGATCCACATCACCAGCCAGAACCACGGCTACGCGGTGGCGGCGGAGAGCCTGCCGCCCGAGGTGGAGGTGACCCACGTCTCGCTCCACGACGGCACCGTGGAGGGGCTCGCCCACCGGCGCCTTCCGCTCTTCACCGTGCAGTACCACCCGGAGGCCTGCCCCGGTCCCCGGGAGAACCGCTACCTGTTCGACCGCTTCCTGGCCCTGGTGGACCGGAGCGCGGTCTCGACCCGGACGGCGTGA